The Macrobrachium rosenbergii isolate ZJJX-2024 chromosome 7, ASM4041242v1, whole genome shotgun sequence genome segment TTTTAATGACTGGGGCTTTACCAATCTTCTTCAAGAAGACTCTGCCAACCTCTTCAGATACTGCACTCTCAATTGGTCCCTCTGTCATATCAGCATTCTCTATTTTATATTCACTGTCTCCTATTAACTACAGTAGTTTTATCATCAGAAGCCCAGCAGTTTCTTTCcattgtgttcatttatttatatcattttttatttcagatattacTATGACAAAAACATCATGACAAAGGTTCACGGAAAACGCTACGCATACAAGTTCGACTTCCGAGGTTTGGACCAGGTGCGACAACAACAGAGCGCTGAAGCTCAGAGATACCCGCCAGACCTCAGTTTCCTCACGAGTTACTCGCACTTGCTGGGTGGTTCTTCCCCGCTTGCAAGCAGTTCCTTCACGTCCTCAGCATCCCACCCTCCACCACCCTTATTGTCACCACCGCCTTACTGGGCAGCAGTATCATCTGTGTCGTCAGCAGCCGCTCTCGCTACGTCATCGCCGTTGGCGACTTCGTCGCCGCTGGCTACTTCCTCGCCGCTGGCTACATCGCCGCCCCTGGCACTCCACGCGGCACCTTTAGTCTCGCCTCTCAGCTCTCCACCTCCCGATGCCTCTCCAGCAACCACATCGAGCTCAAGAGTACTTCCTCACTATCCGTACACATCGTGAATCCAAAGAAATTGTCAGATTGCAACGATACCTACATTAGGTTAGGGTGAATTCTGCATTCTTTTGCGAATCATAGTATTATTAGATGTACAgtaggtaaaagaaaatgaattataagGAGAAGCATCGTACATCGGTTGTCAGTTACATTCGATGCATTGCAAATTCATATTCTAACAACAGGATTCATGCACAGCCAAATATCATTTTCTTGGCATGAAATATGGACTTTTTAAAGGAAATGCACATGGTATTTTGGTCATAAAAATATCTCTTCTGTGAAACGAAGGCTTAAATATAATATGGAGTAAATTGAGGAAAGTGCTGACTAAAATTAAGTAGTCAATTGGAAAAGTTCCTAAATATTGTATGTAATTACTGGAAACAATGGAAGGttagttttcttctcttctccatGCACAATTTTCCCATGTTCTACTTTAAGTGCCAAAGCTACAGCCGTGAACCACTAAGTTTTGCACAAAATCAATGTGCCCATCTAGTCGTAACTTTTTTTGTCGTTACTTGTATCAGTACCCATGTTTTTTAGGGTTTTGTATTTATGCCACAAACTGTTAGATATCTTCCAAAGACTAACATGTACAGAAGCCATTTAAAACACTCAGTCAACAAATGACACGATTTCTCAGCCCAGATGTTTGGATgcgagaggcttttttttttttttgtgatctgaTATCCTAGGGAGAACTAAAGCGTAGGCCCGAGTGatgctgaaacttttttttttcttcttgatagAAGTTAACCTTGTAGATAAATGTTCCTATACCCTCCCCTGTGATGACTCAGCATCATCAAGTGCTGTAGACCGATATGATAGTATTTTGACTTAATCAAAAGAACCCAGGTTATGAAACATATCAAGTGACATTCCATTATCACCCCTGtaagtattttctcattttaaaactacatttttcccgtctattttattattttttacttctgcGTAATTTAATTCCAATGTAAACTTTGGACAACATGACATTCATCACAAATGAAAACCTGATATCATTAGTTATGGTATTAGTGCATGTATGACATGCTTTTTAATATatggtatttttctttctccagattctttgtaaaaaaacaggaaaagtaataaatttgctTACATATAAAAATCTTTACATACCGTACTTATATATTTGTCATCCCTTTTCTAAACTTGTGGTTATTTACCTTCCctttatagaaatgaaaaagTCTTGGAACAGAGATACAGCAAGTGTAACCTTCGACCATTTGCCCATAATTCATCAGAAAACAGGAACAAGGAAACCTGTATGACTGAAGAATGCCCCATCTGTGAACTAAGAAACCAGTTTACCTAGTCTGAGGGACCTGAAAAAGCAAGCATCTTTCAAAGTTGTTTGAAACATCTTTGAGAAAGATGTTTCAAATATTCACAACAGGTCTAACCCTCAGTTCTGGTGTTTTTCAAACCTATGGATGCAGAAAAGAGGAACATAGAAACTTCTATGACTGAAGAATGCCCCCTCTGTTCACTACAAAATCAGTTCAACATACTCGAGGGACTAGGTATGGCAGATAACACAAGTTTATTGAGAGACGTTTTAAACATTGACCACAGGAATACACCACAGTTACTAGTGTTGTTCGCACACTTTCAGATGCAGAGAGAAGTACTTCTCACATTCCAAATATACACCACAACCACTGAGATGACTACATTCATCCACCAAATCTTCCAGGTGCTGTACATCTCTCTCACCTGACTCAAATTCCAGACTGCTGAGGGCTAGAAATTCCTCTTCTGCAGACCACCTCGAAGATACTGTGGTGCCACTAACAAAGATCTCCAGCCCTTGAATGGTACTTCCATGAAAACCCAGGTTTCATGAAGACAAAATGAAGGTGCATCGGTCATTAGTGTGCTCTGATGTTAACCAGTTTTGAGACAGCTGTATTTTTAGAGACACCATTCTGCCTTTGCCATTCACAGTTGCCAAAGAAAGGATTTGCTGTCACTGACCCCATCAGCAAAGTGACAGCACAGATGGAAAATCCAGCAAAACATCATCCTAAAGTTTCTTCTCAGATGACAGGTTCAATTAATAGTTACTTACAGTCAGGCAATCAAAACTTGTGTGAGCCTTAACCCTACAAGAATAAACTCAAGAATAACCCAAGAGTCTGTGGACAGCCCTGATTTAAGGGCCCTCCATAAAAGGGCTGTCCCCTTTCACACATACCACAAGTATTCCCtggattgtaaataaatcatattttgaaAACTGGCAGTTTTAGGATCCGGAAGAACCACAAAGTCCACTTTCAGCTGACTTCCTTATCAACTTGACTTTCTCTGTTGGACAGGCTTGGCAAGAAGCCGTAAGTTAATCATAGAACTCCAGCCTCTTGGAGCCTCAGGTACAACAGAATCCTGTTTTAGCAGTCCAGCAAGACATTTTAAATCTCCTCAATGCCTAACTTCTGCAGCATGGAAATTTTGCTTGCCAAAGCTTCAAGCCTTTCCGAATCATCTTAGTAAATGTAGTTCATTTTCAAAAGGGATTCAAAGTTTGGTTTCTCAACCTGGACCATCAATCACAATGTCTGCAAGGTAAAAGATCTGTTTTTCATGTGAACGAACGACCCATTAGAACACAGCCAACACATTCCATTTAAATCATCTAGAACCACTAGATGGATGTACCATTTGGCTGGCTCTAAGGCGTCTAGGGCCAAAATGGACATTTGGtgccatatttaaaaataatgaaatgatagcAAGTTAGACGAGTACAGTAGTATGAACTGTGgaaatttacaattatataatgaatatatcaaAACCTTTCAGtgtttaaaacaaattacttaacattacaaatgaattcccaaattaaatgaaaaaatctgaGTCTAAAGATTAACATGAGGGCATCAATGCTACCCTCATCCCCTATAAAATCAGCAAAAGATTTAACTTGTAGGTACTGCTATCCTTTATTAAAATATGTAGGGCAGTGCACCACAATAAGCACAGAATACCAAAGTAAACATTTCAAGAACTCAAGAGAAAGAGCCAACAGCACCTTTCAATCTTCCATGTTCACTGAGGCAACTAATCCTTCTGACCTTCTCCTGAGCCTCCTGGATTTTCCAGTTACCATCCTGAAATCTATTCTGAAGGTTCCACCTTTATGTTTCACTTCTCAAATACAGTGCTCATCATCAGTAGTCCTTAAACACACTTGCTGCAAATATTTAGTTAATGTAATAAAAACTATCTTCAATGCGAGTAGTGGAGAGGAAATATCTGAAAAAGTGGGTGgtaacattttcaaaaatgtatatttctatCAGCTCCAGCcatctaaaatatttataatactaTGCACTGGTAACTCCTGGCAATGTTCTTGTACTGTACATGAACAGTACTACTTATGTGTACTGGATATGttgtcattttataaaaatgctgTACACAAAATTAATACACAATATGCAAATTGAAAGCATAAAACACAAATCAACTacaattctgtaaataattataaacgcTTCCAAATGATTCTTAAACTACAGTACATGCAATATATGGCATGAATATATGCATACCACTGCCTTACTTATGTCAACAGCTGGTGTTAGGCACTAGTCTGCATCTACAAAACATAAATTTGTTTTGACAAATTACATTTTCTGCCAATTTTCTGACCACAGGCATAATGCTTAAAGCAGTATGTCTAGGTACACATCACCCAAGGAAAGTGTGATCTCACAAAACTGACTGATATATGAAACTGACTCACATgctgaacatacatacataatttctaTATAAGTTTCTGTGGTGGTAGCAAATGGCTTCATCAAACATTACTACTCAAGCATTACTTGGCATAAGCTTACCATATGAAATGCCTCCTCCAAGTCTCGTCACCAATGCTATAGTCCTTTCTGGCCCTTTGTCCCAGAGACTTCAATTCCAGGTATTTTCTTCTCAGTAACTTAGTTTGCAGTGATGTGGACCACACTTCACATAGTCAAAATTTTCTCTTAAGTTAACAACAACCTATTTACGGGCTGCAGTAAAAGAAGTGACATGACAAAGGAATGATCATGGTAATCCTATCATAAGAGACTGATATACTCTCATGTTCTTTTACAGTGATGATGAAGGAAAGCACATACAGTGTGCTGAAAGGGCTGCATTGCACTGCTTTTCTTCATTTAAAGTGGGCTCTAATGAACCTACAGAGataattcaatatataaaataaatttatattccataaaTACAAACGTCTTATTTGACTTTTGCTACACTCCCCGGTAGGGTACAGTGTTTGCCAAAAGTGAAGTTATCAGTGGGCAAAGAGGGTTTTGGGTCCTCCTCTCAGGCGAGTCGTCATCTTCGTAGCTTAGTGCCTAGTCAGTGTCACTGCTTTTAGCGTGCATTTTCCAGGTGTTCTTTGTCTCTCATGTCCTCTCAAATGCAGTCCCTCCATCTtaggccttcctctcctccaACATGCAACTCATCATCTCCCTTACTCATCTGGTGCCCAGATCACCTCAATCTTGACTCTTTGGCCTTCTTTGACATTTCAGTGTCTAGCTGATCCCCTgatgtattcatttttagttgTAGAATTGAGCATTATCGTCTGTTTTGATAGCATCATCTACTACTTTGAAGATCTGCTCACAATCCTCTTGCTGACTGACTGTGTCCTGTATTGTATGATTGATAGTCTTCTCAATTTCTGACTGATGGAAAAATGCCCTGCAACTCTCCTTGGTATATTTTGATGCCTATTGCATTGAGAACTTCTAGCATGTCAAATTGAAGAGATAAGAAGAAAGGGCATTGCTAAAACTAATGCCTGCATCATACAATATCCAAGACAACAATGAACATTCATGACACAGTGAATACAGGAACTTCCTTCAGACATGAATACTCACCTGAGAGTACAACTCAAAACCTCTTTCATCCACTGAAGATTCAATTCACGGCTAAAACCGCATCGTACTGGGCAGAAGAGCAAATACTGCAGAACAAGGTTTGTACTTTGAGCACAGCAATATACATCACTTCTAAAAACCCAGCAGTAGCACTAATGTCTCCGAAACTGTTTCTTAAACTTTTCATAATGGAAATCATCTGTGGCTTTTTCTCCGTGAGGTCTTTTCGGTGCTACAGTAGATATTTTCACTCCACCACCCACAACAGGTTCCACTATTTCctcaatcttttcctttttctttgctgGACCAGCATCTTCCAAGTTAactgaaattaaagaaagttgCAGTCAAAATTGAAATCAGCATGAACAAAACGTGGAACAAACAGACAGTTTAGCTGTTACTGGAAAAAGTCTGAAATAAGTGTGCTAAACAGAATGGCATAAGAATTCTAAACAATAACTGAGAATTTTTGGCAGAGCAAGAAATACTTCTGAATTTTTTTGACAATCAGTACATACTATACCAAGGCTTTCCATACAATACAATACATTCAATGATCTAggtaaaatatattgtaaatgtaatataaaaattatattataacaaAGGTTAAGTTCTATTGTAAAATCTAAACTAGGTTATGTTAGGTCTGACTACCTTATGCTAGGTTTGCTAAGGTAAGGGAAATCAGTATTATGTAGAACACCTACATAATGTGTTCATTGTTTTATGTTACATACTTTGCTGTGAGATTTTTAGCATTCTATAGAATTCCTAGGTATCCTATGTACTAACTTTATCTTCACACATTGCtcgaacacataaaaatacacaagattaaaaaaagccaaatgcataaatgtataaaacAGCCCCTCAAAATGAAAACTATCACATATACAGCAAACCAGCATTGTAGACAAGCAAAATGTAGCAGTTTTTCTGACAATCTTTACAAATACCCTCAAAAGTAGAGTGAccacaaacttatttttttcctctaacTGTAAATCCTACAATCCAGTCATTTGTTAACAGCTGATATGACATTCATTACTGTTATTTCATAAAATGCTGGCAGTCTCGAACATGAATAGCCTCCTCCTATGAATATAAATactaaacaacaaaaactttCTACCTAGGATTTGCTTtggaaaaattatacaaatgaaattaacTGAAGTGACCCTGACAAATTCACAAACCTCTTCAGTTTTCTTTCAGAGGCTACACATAAATCAGCGAATGTATAAAGAGAATGCATTGACCAGAAGCAAGTCTCTGCACTGTTGATTAACATATACTCACATCTGTTATGCTGGACAAAATTGACAGCCATATTTTTAGGGACAAACTCCGAAGGGCGCTCCTTCTTCATCATGCTTTCCCTGAGCAGCTTCTGCTTTGCTTCCTCAGTTGCCTCAATGTTGCGGATTTTTGCTTCTAAGCCAAGATCCACTTCTGGGATACCACTCAACATCTGcaacaagaagagaaaaaacgTGAACGTGTTTCACACGCTGAAACCAGACCACCAGACTTTTGCTGATTTGCACAGCTGATAATAATACTCAGCCACAATTTAATTCAGATAAATTATTCTTTCACCTCACCTTGAGTTTCCCCTTTCCTCAGATAAGTCCATTAATTAATTAccctttttttgcattatttatatcACTGTGTATTTTGTATGGTGGTGAGGCATTCAGCTAATTTTTTCCCTACAAATGTCATTCTATAATTGTATGTATTTTCCCTCTATCTTTGGCCTTCAAGATGCCACAATGAAGTTTTAAAGGTAGGCCTAGTAGGCCATGCCACATTTATAAGTACAAAATTGACTGAGATCCTCAACAATTGTGCAGTGTTTAACAGGGCCAGGTATGTCCCTGATCTCACTGTTTTGATCTCCCTATTTACTTTTTCCACTTAAGTACAGGCTCTAGTTACTTATGAAGCAGGGGCCTGTGCAGTGACTGAGAGAATTAATCTACCATACCATGCTGGATACTGGGCATCCAAATTAAATCTGCAGTATCAACAGCATTAAAgtagagtaaaaaatataaaacaaaacttgaaaatgatCACTCACTTTAACACTTTCCCTaaacacaaaaatgtaaatgatatataaagttCACGACCTGCCATAAAATTATGAGTTTCaagttaaagtaataaaaaaataagtgcgTCTTGGTTAAACTCAAACTTGCCTGGTTGCTTAACATTTCTTCACTTCGTTTTGTGGAAGACTCTCTCAGTATATCTGGAACTGCATGCAATGCAGCCTCCTCAAGTGTTTGATGACGAGGCTGATCGTCCGGGTTTTCTTCTGACGTTAAACCTTTCCGCTTGGCTAAATTTTCTTCAATGTACTTTTGCCTAAAATTATCAGAAAACAGTATGACCATGAGCAAAGtgcaatagaaaataaataattaaaagagggCAAGAATCAAATGATCAAATGTTAAAGATTACACAAATGAAAATCACAGGAACtacaatgaaatatgaaatcaCAGCGAAAGTTTCCAAATTTATCAACAAATAATAATTGCTTGCTACACAAAACAGTGAGCTGACACCATGGGGCTTCTTCTTCTGCGTGACAGACACAAGATTTGGGACAATGAAATAAagcatacattaatatattcatgGGAGTTTTGTGGCTGTGATGAAACAAATCAACACATTAATGCAAAGGGTAATAATCCTGCAATActacttgaaaattaaaaatgtcaacaAGCATGAATATGAAAAGTACAGTACCTGacttttttacttacatttcagCATCTTCATCTCGCCTATTAGTTTCTGCTGAAAAGGAGGTACCAATGCCAGTATCGTATGCGTCATCTCCTTTTTTGGCATTCTTTATCAAGTTTAAATCCAGCATCCCTCCACACTTTAACTTAAATGGATCATCCtgccaaaataacaaaaaatatagaatagTCTTTATATCCATAAGGCATAAACATTGAAAAACACAAAGCTCTCGTTTTAACTCTTCTACAACATTTTTTACGATGTGCATCAGTCAAATCTTGGGTTACTCATTAGCAAGAATCACAAAAGAAGGTGGAAATGGAATCAATgagaaaggctaaaaagtggccACCACAGATAGGGGCTGAGGGGACACTGATAACACccttgaataatgcctacagtacactatgtgaggtgtactgatggctcTAATGTCCTAGAGGATCACGCACTAGAGGAATTCCCACTAGAGGAACTTAAATTCATTCTCTAGGGTGAGTACCCAGCCACAATACTTAACTGGGAGATGAAGCTACAGCCCTTTGGCCTTCTTGTCTAATTACAGTAATGCAATAACTTATCATAAGTTTATCAAATGTCCAATGAACAAGAGAAAGGATTACCTTGCAATTAACTGTCCTTTAATGTGTAcgtgaattaataaataacattcatgGACACAAAGCTGACAAAAGTTAACTGCAAACTTATGCTAGCCagtctctcttaatttttttaaacaatcattTCCCCCTCACAGGAGATGGCCCacaggaaaatacaaaaacaatgctGATTTGTGGGTGAAACCCCCTgaacagaaaacttccaaaacatcaGAACTCCCACAAAGAACGCTCATCACCAGAATGTGTGAAGGGGTTCCCTGCACACACTGCAGCATTCGTCTCTATTAAGGCACTAATTGAAACAGACATTTGTGTTTATGTACGAAAACACATTTAACCTCAATAATCCTGacatcataaaaaaagataattttaccGCTACCTACTATTAAGTAATCAACATCTGTTGTTTTACAAGGGATCTGAAGACATTAATTCAAAGGAAGGACAGTGTTATTCATAGTAAGTTCTTCCTAAAGGGTTCTAGAgctatgtataatttatataatgattatCATGCAAGAGTACCTTAGCTCATTATAAACTCCAGTTGAAACTTACTGCTGCATTCTCCTTCTTATTAACTTTCTCTCCTACTAAGAGGTCCTCGGCTGTTATTCCTCCATGACGGCGACGGTACTTTCTCAACTCCTTGCTTTCTTCAACTTTAGCcctgaaagataaaataatcataatacagTATCAATTCCTTAAGAAATTTCAGCACATTATTCTACACAATCCATTACTTTTCAAAAATGCTAACTAAGATTTGAAGCTAGGCTAAACTTTTGAAGATATGAAGGCCTGCATAAGTTTCCACATCCATTACTATTGCCTTGAAGGCATCCATCCTATAAGTTCTAAAAAATTGGCTAAAACTGGGTGACAGGTACTTTTAGTGCATAAGCTACACTAGAGCACTTGTGaaagctttttgttttctgtattgcGATGATTACCTACCATTATTGTCCAATTAAAACTTCACAAATTCTTATGCAAAAGTACCAGGACGTTTCTCACCTCATAGTTTTAATGACAATTACTTCAGGTTAAAAATGGTTGCTTTGTGTGTGCTTTGCGTGTCAGAAAAGTTGATGGATCTCTTGACTGATACAGTTGATATTACAAAGGATGTAAAATGACTCTATCCTGGCGGTAAGGTAATCCCTTCCACTAAAACATTACTCTTCTCCACGAAAGGTAAGAAGCATGCTCTGTATAAAGTTAAGGGGTAGACGGGGGTGTGCCCTTGGCAGTTGGGAGCCATTGAGCAAGGTTATGGTACTCTGGAGGGTTGATAACGATCTAACTTTGTAACTGTTCTTGCTATCCTGCATAACCATGCATTAGCCTATAAATTTTTGACTGACAACGTTAATTTGCAcaaattatgtactgtactgttttaACTGAATATACTGTATTGTGATTAATGCATTTAGACTTATTACCTAATGTAATGCACTGGATTTTGGTATTCCCCATATAAAAACCCCAATTTCCTTCTGGGCTCACCAATCATCACTGGATATAGGGATGGGGGCCTAACACAAAAATGGTATGCACTTATAATAACGGTTTGAAATGATTAAACAAAAGCCAACCtatcagaaaaatatgtgagCCTGGATCATGTATTTGGCTAGGAACTAAAATACGGAGCTAATGTACACAGAGAGGTCACGTAGTCTGGCCTAGGCTAGGCTATCACTTAACCGAAATACGCATTTCACATGGAATACAACCAGGGAACGGATGtttcacccctccccaccccggtACACCCCAGTAAGTCGTGACCCCTCCATCTGCATAATACTTACAGTATTACCTGCAAGGTATTTCTAAGCACTATCACCTCAGAAATTGACTTTCCTATGAAGGtgatgttgtttattgttggtcaattattattaacctcacatctacccaacatggttcgGGACCATTTACCGTCCGCTACAGTTCTATGGTAAATTACAGCTTACTTACAACcaagtgaaaaaatattactttaaattcttgttcaccaagtaaaattctatagaaaaacgccagttgccatagtctagctcaccgcggaactcTGGCTTAGTTTTACCAAGGAA includes the following:
- the LOC136840014 gene encoding splicing factor C9orf78 homolog: MSIAFKKVKSKNIRRRTSDEDNDDNGGEEESLMAKVEESKELRKYRRRHGGITAEDLLVGEKVNKKENAADDPFKLKCGGMLDLNLIKNAKKGDDAYDTGIGTSFSAETNRRDEDAEMQKYIEENLAKRKGLTSEENPDDQPRHQTLEEAALHAVPDILRESSTKRSEEMLSNQMLSGIPEVDLGLEAKIRNIEATEEAKQKLLRESMMKKERPSEFVPKNMAVNFVQHNRFNLEDAGPAKKKEKIEEIVEPVVGGGVKISTVAPKRPHGEKATDDFHYEKFKKQFRRH